The Kitasatospora sp. NBC_00374 genome has a segment encoding these proteins:
- a CDS encoding ketoacyl-ACP synthase III family protein: MTTVSLTDVAGYLPGEPVPAEFYTEYPGAEDGLRDSPMFRIPPLRHHVAADESNVDMVERAVAPLIERHGTDEIRSVDVLLMHSQLPDTPFVGAGTEVARRLGLKPRWLIDVANAGCASFVHMLELARQILTTTDARTALICNAQSSAGQLFTQPDVRRLAQAAIPGDGCGVGYVTTSGTSPVLELVTRHIADHGGDMKAVLDDGRKYWEPGESQLRIGFTEATTATVLERGNRLVPEVVTDLCRRLGVTTGEIDLLVTNQPNRTFLRNWREALRLPPRRHPDTFDSCGNLFGAAIPVTLDHAIRSGRVKDGDLVVLGGFAHAGDYAGAAAIRWNTGRAAPSAGGTATADPLA, from the coding sequence GTGACCACGGTCAGCCTCACCGACGTCGCCGGCTACCTGCCCGGTGAGCCGGTCCCCGCCGAGTTCTACACCGAGTACCCCGGCGCGGAGGACGGGCTCCGCGACAGTCCCATGTTCAGGATCCCCCCGCTGCGGCACCACGTGGCCGCGGACGAGAGCAACGTGGACATGGTCGAGCGCGCGGTCGCCCCCCTGATCGAGCGGCACGGAACGGACGAGATCCGCTCCGTGGACGTACTTCTGATGCACAGTCAGCTGCCGGACACGCCGTTCGTCGGGGCCGGGACCGAGGTGGCACGGCGGCTGGGGCTGAAACCGCGGTGGCTGATCGACGTGGCCAACGCCGGCTGCGCCTCCTTCGTCCACATGCTCGAACTGGCCCGGCAGATCCTCACCACCACCGACGCCAGGACCGCCCTGATCTGCAACGCGCAGAGCTCCGCCGGCCAGCTGTTCACCCAGCCCGACGTGCGCCGGCTCGCCCAGGCCGCGATCCCCGGAGACGGCTGCGGGGTCGGGTACGTGACCACGTCGGGCACCTCTCCGGTACTCGAACTGGTCACCCGTCACATCGCCGACCACGGCGGCGACATGAAGGCCGTCCTCGACGACGGGCGCAAGTACTGGGAGCCGGGCGAGTCCCAGCTGCGGATCGGCTTCACCGAGGCCACCACCGCCACGGTCCTCGAACGCGGCAACCGCCTGGTGCCGGAGGTGGTCACCGACCTGTGCCGACGGCTCGGGGTCACCACCGGCGAGATCGACCTGCTGGTCACCAACCAGCCCAACCGCACCTTCCTGCGCAACTGGCGGGAGGCACTGCGGCTGCCGCCGCGCCGCCACCCCGACACCTTCGACAGCTGCGGAAACCTCTTCGGCGCGGCGATCCCCGTCACCCTCGACCACGCCATCCGTTCGGGACGGGTCAAGGACGGCGACCTGGTCGTGCTGGGCGGCTTCGCCCACGCGGGCGACTACGCGGGCGCGGCCGCGATCCGGTGGAACACCGGCCGCGCCGCCCCGTCGGCCGGCGGGACCGCCACCGCCGACCCCCTCGCGTGA
- the egtD gene encoding L-histidine N(alpha)-methyltransferase, with protein sequence MTNRLTIDLRLPQDHLATTLRADVLHGLSAAPRTLPSKWFYDAHGSELFEQITRLPEYYPTRAEQEILTRRAPEIAALTRARTLVELGSGSSRKTRLILDALTTAGTLQRYAPLDVSGSALAEAGEALCLDYPDLRVAATVTDFEQDLALGDEPGPRLLAFLGSTIGNLNPAQRQSFYATLRHALSGDDALLLGADLVKDTDVLVRAYDDGQGVTAAFNKNVLNVLNRELDADFDPAAFDHVAVWNDAEERIEMHLRSRCAQTVKIPAVDLVLDLGAGESLRTEISTKFRREALTAELATGGFTVSHWWTDRAARFALLLAVPTR encoded by the coding sequence ATGACGAACCGCCTCACGATCGACCTCCGGCTTCCCCAGGACCACCTCGCCACCACCCTGCGCGCCGACGTCCTGCACGGCCTGTCCGCCGCGCCCAGGACGCTGCCGTCCAAGTGGTTCTACGACGCCCACGGCAGCGAACTCTTCGAGCAGATCACCCGCCTGCCCGAGTACTACCCGACCCGCGCCGAGCAGGAGATCCTCACCCGGCGGGCTCCCGAGATCGCCGCGCTCACCCGGGCACGGACCCTGGTCGAACTCGGCTCGGGCTCCTCCCGCAAGACCCGCCTGATCCTGGACGCGCTCACCACCGCCGGCACCCTGCAGCGCTACGCGCCGCTGGACGTCAGCGGTTCCGCGCTCGCCGAGGCCGGCGAGGCGCTGTGCCTCGACTACCCCGACCTGCGGGTCGCCGCCACCGTCACCGACTTCGAGCAGGACCTGGCCCTCGGCGACGAGCCCGGTCCGCGTCTGCTGGCCTTCCTCGGCAGCACCATCGGCAACCTGAACCCCGCTCAGCGCCAGTCCTTCTACGCCACCCTGCGCCACGCGCTCAGCGGCGACGACGCCCTGCTGCTCGGAGCGGACCTGGTCAAGGACACCGACGTGCTGGTACGCGCCTACGACGACGGCCAGGGCGTGACCGCGGCCTTCAACAAGAACGTGCTGAACGTCCTCAACCGCGAACTCGACGCCGACTTCGACCCCGCCGCGTTCGACCACGTGGCCGTCTGGAACGACGCCGAGGAACGCATCGAGATGCACCTGCGCTCCCGCTGCGCGCAGACGGTGAAGATCCCGGCCGTGGACCTCGTCCTCGACCTCGGGGCCGGCGAGAGCCTGCGCACCGAGATCTCCACCAAGTTCCGGCGGGAGGCCCTCACCGCGGAGCTCGCCACCGGTGGCTTCACCGTCAGCCACTGGTGGACCGACCGGGCCGCCCGCTTCGCCCTGCTGCTCGCCGTCCCCACCCGCTGA
- a CDS encoding KamA family radical SAM protein: MATENGDQRPVFRALVLPHLDGLLARAGLDEQDRLRARAVAEVLPFRTNSYVVDELIDWEAAPEDPIYRLVFPQPDMLPRADVDRIGPLLGSGAPSAQLRAAVHEVRMRLNPHPGGQLVFNTPLVDGLPVEGMQHKYPETVLFFPRQGQTCHAYCTYCFRWPQFVGEPDLRMASSDAAALHAYVTAHPEVTSVLITGGDPLIMSSSVLARYVEPLLEIPHLESVRIGTKALSYWPHRFLTDPDAEDLLRLFERVVRSGRNLALMGHYSHPRELATSAAERALRRVADTGAVVRCQAPLIRGVNDRAADWAALWRRLVALGAVPYYMFVERDTGPQDYFAVPLARAHELFRDAYAQVSGLARTVRGPIMSATPGKVQVDGVAEVGGQRAFVLHYVQARDPELVGRPFFAAYDPDARWLTDLKPLPGESALPGLD; the protein is encoded by the coding sequence GTGGCAACGGAGAACGGTGATCAGCGGCCGGTCTTCCGTGCCCTTGTCCTCCCCCACCTCGACGGGCTGCTGGCGCGTGCGGGGCTGGACGAGCAGGATCGGTTGCGCGCGCGGGCCGTGGCCGAGGTGCTGCCGTTCCGGACCAACTCCTACGTCGTCGACGAGCTGATCGATTGGGAGGCGGCTCCCGAAGACCCGATCTACCGTCTGGTCTTCCCGCAGCCCGACATGCTGCCCCGGGCCGATGTCGACCGCATCGGCCCGCTTCTCGGTTCCGGAGCACCGTCCGCGCAGCTGCGCGCGGCGGTACACGAGGTGCGGATGCGGCTGAACCCACACCCCGGTGGGCAGTTGGTGTTCAACACGCCGCTCGTGGACGGCCTTCCGGTCGAGGGGATGCAGCACAAGTACCCGGAGACGGTGCTCTTCTTCCCCCGCCAGGGGCAGACCTGCCACGCGTACTGCACGTACTGCTTCCGATGGCCGCAGTTCGTCGGCGAGCCCGACCTGCGGATGGCGAGCAGCGACGCCGCAGCGCTGCACGCGTACGTGACCGCGCACCCCGAGGTCACCAGCGTGCTGATCACCGGCGGGGATCCGCTGATCATGAGCAGCTCGGTGCTGGCCCGCTATGTCGAGCCGCTGCTGGAGATTCCGCACCTGGAGTCGGTGCGGATCGGCACCAAGGCGTTGTCGTACTGGCCGCACCGGTTCCTGACCGATCCGGACGCCGAGGATCTGCTGCGACTGTTCGAGCGAGTGGTACGCAGCGGGCGCAACCTCGCTCTGATGGGCCACTATTCGCATCCGCGCGAGCTGGCCACCTCCGCCGCGGAGCGTGCGCTGCGACGCGTGGCGGACACCGGCGCGGTGGTCCGGTGCCAGGCGCCGCTCATCCGGGGCGTCAACGACCGGGCAGCGGACTGGGCCGCGCTGTGGCGGAGGCTGGTCGCCCTCGGAGCCGTCCCCTACTACATGTTCGTCGAGCGGGACACCGGGCCGCAGGACTACTTCGCGGTGCCCCTGGCTCGCGCGCACGAGCTCTTCCGCGATGCGTACGCCCAGGTCTCCGGGCTGGCCCGGACGGTCCGCGGGCCGATCATGTCGGCCACCCCCGGCAAGGTCCAGGTCGACGGAGTCGCGGAGGTGGGCGGCCAGCGCGCGTTCGTCCTCCACTACGTCCAGGCGCGCGACCCTGAGTTGGTCGGCCGGCCGTTCTTCGCCGCCTACGATCCCGACGCGCGCTGGCTGACCGACCTCAAGCCCCTCCCCGGCGAGAGCGCCCTGCCCGGCCTCGACTGA
- a CDS encoding SulP family inorganic anion transporter, with product MTGMTRLVPASLRGYRRAWLSRDVLAGVALSAVAIPEVMGYSSIAGMPIVTGLYTLILPTIAFALLGSSKLLVVGADSATAAILSAGLLELGIAGLVPGSPQWVALAGLTALLSGVILAAARLLRLGFLADFLSATVLIGFLTGVGIQVASAQIPDLLGIPRGRGNWFQQQWSWLTHLDEVSWYTIAYGAATIVIIVVFKRFLPRFPGSIVAVVALIAVSGATDASSHGVAVVGAVESGFPPIGLPSGLTPGDVSQVFSVAVSCFVLILAQSAATSHSFATRHGDHLDIDRDLVGLSVANLAAGLSGTFVVNGSPTKTEILDQQRGRTQVANLTMAFISLLVALVFTTSLADMPLAVLAGIVFLVGLDLVDVRGLRRIYARRRNEFVVAVVTAFAVFGIGVEQGVLLALALSLFEVIRREYRPKDFVVGVTEEGVPTYTLAEPGIESAPGLIVFRFNAELFYANASRFADEVKALVDEAPDPVRWLVLDAAGIADVDYSAGIRLHNLLDFLAARRVTFVLARPDAALVDTLKVYELWQRIPPENVFGNLIDAIRAYPAGGSPGAADEPPAG from the coding sequence ATGACTGGCATGACGAGGCTGGTGCCCGCGTCACTGCGCGGGTACCGGCGGGCGTGGCTGAGCCGGGACGTACTCGCCGGGGTGGCGCTGTCCGCGGTCGCGATCCCCGAGGTGATGGGTTACAGCTCGATCGCCGGGATGCCCATCGTCACCGGCCTGTACACGCTGATCCTCCCGACCATCGCGTTCGCCCTGCTGGGCTCGTCGAAGCTGCTCGTCGTCGGCGCGGACTCGGCCACTGCGGCGATCCTCTCCGCCGGACTGCTCGAACTGGGCATCGCCGGCCTCGTACCGGGCTCGCCGCAGTGGGTCGCGCTGGCCGGGCTGACCGCCCTGCTGTCGGGCGTCATCCTGGCTGCCGCGCGCCTGCTCCGGCTCGGTTTCCTCGCCGACTTCCTGTCGGCCACCGTCCTGATCGGGTTCCTGACGGGCGTCGGCATCCAGGTGGCGTCGGCTCAGATTCCCGACCTGCTCGGCATCCCCAGGGGCCGCGGCAACTGGTTCCAGCAACAGTGGTCCTGGCTGACCCACCTCGACGAGGTCTCCTGGTACACCATCGCCTACGGCGCCGCAACGATCGTGATCATCGTGGTCTTCAAGCGGTTCCTGCCCAGGTTCCCCGGTTCCATCGTGGCGGTGGTCGCGCTGATCGCCGTCTCCGGGGCGACCGACGCCTCCAGTCACGGGGTCGCCGTGGTCGGCGCCGTGGAGAGCGGCTTCCCGCCGATCGGACTGCCGTCCGGCCTGACCCCCGGAGACGTGTCCCAGGTGTTCTCCGTGGCGGTCTCCTGCTTCGTCCTGATCCTGGCCCAGAGCGCGGCCACCTCGCACAGCTTCGCGACGCGGCACGGCGACCACCTCGACATCGACCGCGACCTCGTCGGTCTCTCCGTCGCCAACCTCGCCGCCGGGCTCAGCGGGACCTTCGTCGTCAACGGTTCCCCGACCAAGACGGAGATCCTGGACCAGCAGCGCGGCCGGACGCAGGTCGCCAACCTCACGATGGCATTCATCTCGCTGCTGGTCGCGCTGGTCTTCACCACGTCGCTGGCCGACATGCCCCTCGCGGTGCTGGCCGGCATCGTGTTCCTGGTCGGCCTCGACCTCGTCGACGTACGCGGTCTCCGGCGGATCTACGCCCGGCGCCGCAACGAGTTCGTCGTCGCCGTCGTCACCGCCTTCGCGGTGTTCGGCATCGGCGTCGAGCAGGGCGTCCTGCTGGCCCTCGCACTGTCCCTGTTCGAGGTCATCCGACGGGAGTACCGGCCCAAGGACTTCGTGGTCGGGGTCACCGAGGAGGGCGTTCCCACGTACACGCTCGCCGAGCCCGGGATCGAGAGCGCGCCAGGCCTGATCGTCTTCCGCTTCAACGCGGAGCTCTTCTACGCGAACGCGAGCCGATTCGCCGACGAGGTCAAGGCCCTCGTCGACGAAGCACCCGATCCGGTGCGCTGGCTGGTGCTCGACGCCGCGGGGATCGCCGACGTCGACTACTCCGCCGGGATCCGCCTGCACAACCTCCTCGACTTCCTCGCCGCACGCCGCGTCACCTTCGTCCTCGCGCGTCCCGACGCGGCGCTCGTGGACACCCTGAAGGTCTACGAGCTGTGGCAGCGGATCCCGCCCGAGAACGTCTTCGGCAACCTGATCGACGCCATCAGGGCGTATCCGGCCGGAGGGTCCCCCGGTGCGGCCGACGAGCCCCCGGCCGGCTGA
- a CDS encoding long-chain fatty acid--CoA ligase yields the protein MTNLAAFLVHAAHEGGGRVAVYESEAVLTYAELDDASARVATLLRADGVRPGDRVALVMPNITAFPIAYYGILRAGAVVVPVNPLLKAREVAFVLRDCGARTVLACPTSAEEAERAAAESGAACLVMGSAAFDAALRAASPTPGVTDREAGDTAVILYTSGTTGTPKGAELTHHNLISNTLTAVETLLTLGPDDVLFGGLPLFHAFGQTCALNAAIAAGAALTLLPRFDARRALEIMHRDRVTAFLGVPTMYTALLHAGIPGGSDLSRLRLAVSGGSALPVEILHAFERDFDVIVLEGYGLSETSPVASFNHPDRPRKPGSVGLPVRGVEMTLVSADGTPVEPGEVGEIAIRGENVMKGYWNRPDATAEACHDGWFHSGDLARVDEEGFYFIVDRKKDLVIRGGFNVYPREIEEVLYEHPAVAEAAVVGVPHDLHGEEVAAVVVLRDGGQATADQIRDFVRERVAAYKYPRIVTFADRLPKGATGKILKREIVVERLTTPASGTASAPTSATS from the coding sequence ATGACCAACCTCGCCGCATTCCTGGTGCACGCCGCCCACGAGGGCGGCGGCCGAGTGGCCGTGTACGAGTCCGAGGCCGTCCTGACGTACGCGGAACTGGACGACGCCAGCGCGCGCGTGGCGACGCTGCTGCGCGCCGACGGTGTCCGGCCCGGTGACCGGGTCGCCCTGGTCATGCCCAACATCACCGCCTTCCCGATCGCGTACTACGGCATCCTTCGGGCCGGCGCCGTCGTGGTGCCGGTCAATCCGCTGCTCAAGGCGCGGGAGGTGGCGTTCGTGCTCCGCGACTGCGGTGCGCGAACGGTGCTGGCGTGCCCGACGTCCGCCGAAGAGGCCGAGCGGGCCGCAGCGGAGTCCGGGGCGGCCTGCCTGGTCATGGGCTCGGCGGCGTTCGACGCCGCGCTGCGGGCCGCGTCGCCGACGCCCGGGGTCACCGACCGGGAGGCGGGCGACACGGCGGTGATCCTCTACACCTCGGGCACGACCGGCACACCGAAGGGCGCCGAGCTCACGCACCACAATCTGATCAGCAACACGCTCACCGCGGTCGAGACGCTGCTGACGCTCGGCCCGGACGACGTGCTCTTCGGCGGGCTCCCGCTGTTCCACGCGTTCGGACAGACCTGTGCCCTCAACGCCGCGATCGCCGCGGGAGCGGCCCTGACCCTGCTGCCGCGGTTCGACGCGCGCCGGGCACTGGAGATCATGCACCGGGACCGGGTCACCGCCTTCCTCGGTGTGCCCACCATGTACACCGCGCTGCTCCACGCCGGGATCCCCGGCGGCTCCGACCTCTCCCGGCTGCGGCTGGCCGTGTCCGGCGGTTCGGCCCTGCCGGTCGAGATCCTGCACGCGTTCGAACGGGACTTCGACGTCATCGTGCTGGAGGGGTACGGGCTGTCCGAGACCTCCCCGGTGGCCTCGTTCAACCACCCGGACCGGCCTCGCAAGCCCGGGTCGGTCGGACTGCCCGTCCGCGGCGTCGAGATGACCCTGGTGTCCGCCGACGGCACTCCGGTCGAGCCCGGCGAGGTCGGCGAGATCGCGATCCGTGGCGAGAACGTCATGAAGGGGTACTGGAACCGCCCTGATGCGACTGCGGAGGCGTGCCACGACGGGTGGTTCCACAGCGGCGACCTCGCGCGCGTCGACGAGGAGGGCTTCTACTTCATCGTCGACCGCAAGAAGGACCTCGTCATCCGCGGGGGGTTCAACGTCTACCCCCGGGAGATCGAGGAGGTTCTGTACGAGCACCCGGCCGTGGCCGAGGCGGCGGTCGTCGGCGTGCCCCACGACCTGCACGGCGAGGAGGTCGCGGCCGTCGTCGTCCTGCGGGACGGCGGCCAGGCCACGGCGGACCAGATCCGCGACTTCGTCAGGGAGCGGGTGGCCGCCTACAAGTACCCCAGGATCGTCACGTTCGCCGACCGGCTCCCCAAGGGCGCGACCGGCAAGATCCTCAAGCGGGAGATCGTGGTCGAGCGCCTGACGACGCCTGCCTCGGGCACGGCGAGCGCGCCGACCAGCGCGACGTCCTGA
- the egtA gene encoding ergothioneine biosynthesis glutamate--cysteine ligase EgtA produces the protein MDILTETQAEKYVRGVCFKTGPPGRVGLELEWLVHDRADRTRPVPAARLDAALTALESAGGLPHRSRITREPGGQIELSTGSAAALADCVRSAAVDLDALRDTLSRAGLELTGRGLDPDRDPARLLDHPRYRAMEQHFDGLGPWGRMMMRATASVQINLDSGEDTDGVTGYRRRWALAHRIGPVLVAAFANSPLWHGRPTGWRSTRQRVWANADPDRTRPPESAPDPRGSWARYALDAPLLCLRRTPPGSWAAPRGLTFRSWLRGDAAERPPTLDDLDYHLTTLFPPVRARGWLELRMVDAQDGDDWIVPAVLAATLLDDPAAAGAAWDATAPLCPDGGDQPSAEMWLRAARLGPADPEIGKAARICFAAAATALAGSGSNGEGDGDGRLRGTLAAFAERYTEQGRCPADDLLEGLDR, from the coding sequence ATGGACATACTGACGGAGACGCAGGCCGAGAAGTACGTACGCGGGGTCTGCTTCAAGACCGGCCCGCCCGGCCGCGTCGGCCTCGAACTGGAATGGCTGGTGCACGACCGCGCGGACCGCACCCGTCCGGTCCCCGCCGCCAGGCTGGACGCCGCTCTCACCGCCCTGGAGTCCGCCGGCGGACTGCCCCACCGGTCCAGGATCACCCGGGAGCCCGGCGGCCAGATCGAGCTCAGCACCGGGTCCGCCGCGGCGCTCGCCGACTGCGTGCGGTCCGCGGCCGTCGACCTGGACGCGCTGCGGGACACGCTCTCCCGCGCGGGGCTGGAGCTCACCGGCCGCGGGCTCGATCCGGACCGGGATCCGGCACGGCTCCTGGACCACCCGCGCTACCGGGCCATGGAACAGCACTTCGACGGACTGGGCCCGTGGGGACGGATGATGATGCGGGCCACCGCGTCCGTTCAGATCAACCTCGACAGCGGCGAGGACACGGACGGCGTCACCGGCTACCGCCGGCGTTGGGCGCTGGCCCACCGGATCGGTCCGGTGCTGGTCGCCGCCTTCGCCAACTCCCCGCTGTGGCACGGCAGGCCCACCGGCTGGCGGTCCACCCGGCAGCGGGTCTGGGCGAACGCGGACCCCGACCGCACCCGGCCGCCCGAGTCGGCACCGGATCCGCGCGGATCCTGGGCCCGCTACGCCCTGGACGCCCCACTGCTGTGCCTGCGCCGTACCCCACCCGGATCCTGGGCCGCGCCGCGCGGCCTCACCTTCCGCTCCTGGCTCCGCGGTGACGCGGCCGAACGCCCGCCCACCCTGGACGACCTGGACTACCACCTGACCACGTTGTTCCCGCCGGTACGCGCGCGCGGCTGGCTGGAGCTGCGGATGGTCGACGCCCAGGACGGCGACGACTGGATCGTCCCGGCGGTACTGGCGGCCACGCTGCTGGACGATCCGGCGGCGGCCGGGGCCGCTTGGGACGCCACCGCACCGCTGTGCCCGGACGGCGGCGACCAGCCGTCTGCCGAGATGTGGCTGCGCGCCGCCCGGCTCGGCCCGGCCGACCCCGAGATCGGCAAGGCGGCCCGGATCTGCTTCGCGGCCGCCGCCACCGCGCTGGCCGGTTCCGGCTCCAACGGCGAGGGCGACGGCGACGGCCGACTGCGCGGCACCCTCGCCGCGTTCGCCGAGCGCTACACCGAACAGGGCAGATGTCCCGCCGACGACCTCCTGGAAGGCCTGGACCGATGA
- a CDS encoding APC family permease: MSTVDVPGEGAGRAGGTRAAGAVRAGTGSNKITWLTLALMTTSSVASLRSAPTMAVYGLACVFLYLLPAVVFLLPTALVSAELASGWSGGVYNWVAQGLSKPLGFLAVWCQFAMTIFYYPTLLAYVASTIAYVINPSLASNGVYTAIVIVVVYWSGVWISSRGTNAVAGLASWGLVIGTLVPGTLLVVLGMVFLGQGNPSAAPMNGSHFFPEWTGVASLVLIVNNFLSYSGMEMNAVHVNKLRDPSKEFPRSMFLAMGLVLLIFILPALAISWVIPSDQLSLTAGVMQAFDAFFQYFHIGWLVPIVAVGLCAASVGGMLTWLAGPSKGLLLISRQEGYLPPYLQRLNGNGVQQNILVVQGLITTVIAVLYALIPDVSSVYWIFSVITTQVYLIMYLLMFLAAIQLRRKQPDHPRGYRAPLLTTVCVVGFVASALAMVIGFVPSSQFGGGSVWAYIGIVGGGLLLLGVVIPFSFLKARKPSWRQPEAGTGAIEEEVA, from the coding sequence ATGAGCACTGTCGACGTACCGGGCGAAGGCGCCGGCCGCGCGGGCGGGACCCGGGCGGCCGGCGCGGTTCGGGCCGGAACCGGGTCGAACAAGATCACCTGGTTGACGCTGGCGCTGATGACGACCAGTTCGGTCGCGAGCCTGCGTTCGGCGCCGACCATGGCGGTGTACGGCCTCGCCTGCGTCTTCCTCTACCTGTTGCCCGCGGTCGTGTTCCTGCTGCCGACGGCCCTGGTGTCGGCGGAGCTGGCCTCCGGATGGAGTGGCGGGGTCTACAACTGGGTGGCGCAGGGCCTGTCGAAGCCGCTGGGCTTCCTCGCCGTGTGGTGCCAGTTCGCCATGACGATCTTCTACTACCCCACCCTGCTCGCCTACGTCGCCAGCACCATCGCGTACGTGATCAATCCGAGCCTGGCCAGCAACGGCGTCTACACGGCGATCGTCATCGTGGTCGTCTACTGGAGCGGCGTGTGGATCTCCTCCCGTGGCACGAACGCCGTCGCCGGGCTGGCCTCGTGGGGGCTGGTGATCGGCACGCTGGTTCCCGGCACGCTGCTGGTCGTCCTGGGGATGGTCTTCCTCGGGCAGGGCAACCCGTCCGCGGCGCCGATGAACGGCTCGCACTTCTTCCCCGAGTGGACGGGCGTGGCGAGCCTGGTGCTGATCGTGAACAACTTCCTCAGCTACTCCGGCATGGAGATGAACGCGGTCCACGTCAACAAGCTCCGTGACCCGTCCAAGGAGTTCCCCAGGTCGATGTTCCTGGCCATGGGCCTGGTGCTGCTGATCTTCATCCTTCCGGCGCTGGCGATCAGCTGGGTGATCCCCTCGGACCAGCTCAGTCTGACCGCCGGCGTCATGCAGGCCTTCGACGCGTTCTTCCAGTACTTCCACATCGGCTGGCTGGTCCCGATCGTCGCGGTGGGGCTGTGCGCCGCCTCGGTGGGCGGGATGCTGACCTGGCTGGCCGGGCCGTCCAAGGGCCTGCTGCTGATCTCCCGGCAGGAGGGCTATCTGCCGCCGTACCTGCAGCGTCTCAACGGCAACGGGGTCCAGCAGAACATCCTGGTCGTCCAGGGCCTGATCACGACGGTGATCGCGGTGCTGTACGCGCTGATCCCGGACGTGTCCAGCGTCTACTGGATCTTCTCGGTGATCACCACGCAGGTGTACCTGATCATGTATCTGCTGATGTTCCTGGCGGCGATCCAGCTGCGGCGCAAGCAGCCCGACCATCCGCGCGGCTATCGCGCGCCGCTGCTGACCACGGTCTGCGTGGTCGGGTTCGTGGCCTCGGCCCTCGCCATGGTGATCGGCTTCGTGCCGTCCTCGCAGTTCGGCGGTGGCAGCGTCTGGGCCTACATCGGGATCGTCGGCGGCGGTCTGCTGCTGCTGGGGGTCGTCATCCCGTTCTCGTTCCTGAAAGCGCGCAAGCCGAGCTGGCGTCAGCCCGAGGCCGGCACCGGTGCGATCGAGGAGGAAGTGGCATGA
- the egtB gene encoding ergothioneine biosynthesis protein EgtB yields MNARPADSLTPTRDAAAALASSRQRTLALTDCLDDAELLAQHSPLMSPLVWDLAHVGNQEEIWLVREAGRLPALRPDLDRLYDAFRHPRADRNALPLLPPDGARRYLRQVRERALEVLDAAAFDGDGPSPASHGHHPLLAGGFVFGMVAQHEQQHAETMLATHQLRSGPAVLAAPAPPAAPADATALAREVLVPGGPFTMGTDTDPWALDNERPAHTVDLAPFWLDTVPVRNADYQEFVTDGGYADPRWWTPQGWAHRQRAGLAAPLFWHRDGGVWLRRRFGRTEPVPPLEPVLHVCWYEADAYARWAGRRLPTEAEWEKAARHDPATGRSRRHPWGDADPTPEHANLGQRHLQPAPVGSYPAGAAPCGARQLIGDVWEWTASDFLPYPGFTAFPYQEYSDVFFGPAYKVLRGGAFGVAPVACRGTFRNWDHPIRRQIFSGFRTARDAAPGEAL; encoded by the coding sequence ATGAACGCGCGCCCCGCCGACAGCCTCACCCCCACCCGGGACGCCGCCGCCGCGCTGGCGTCCTCCCGGCAGCGGACGCTCGCGCTGACGGACTGCCTGGACGATGCCGAACTGCTGGCCCAGCACTCCCCGTTGATGTCACCGCTGGTGTGGGACCTGGCCCATGTCGGGAACCAGGAGGAGATCTGGCTGGTCCGCGAGGCCGGCCGGCTCCCCGCGCTGCGCCCCGACCTCGACCGGCTCTACGACGCCTTCCGGCATCCGCGCGCCGACCGCAACGCGCTCCCGCTGCTGCCTCCCGACGGTGCCCGCCGGTACCTGCGCCAGGTCCGCGAGCGCGCCCTGGAGGTCCTGGACGCCGCGGCGTTCGACGGGGACGGCCCCTCCCCCGCCTCCCATGGGCACCATCCCCTGCTCGCAGGAGGTTTCGTCTTCGGGATGGTCGCCCAGCACGAGCAGCAGCACGCCGAGACCATGCTGGCCACCCACCAACTGCGCTCCGGTCCCGCCGTCCTGGCCGCCCCCGCCCCACCGGCCGCCCCCGCCGACGCGACGGCGCTGGCGCGCGAGGTCCTCGTGCCGGGCGGCCCGTTCACCATGGGCACCGACACCGATCCGTGGGCGCTGGACAACGAACGGCCCGCCCACACCGTGGACCTGGCACCGTTCTGGCTGGACACCGTCCCGGTGAGAAACGCCGACTACCAGGAGTTCGTCACGGACGGCGGCTACGCCGACCCGCGCTGGTGGACCCCGCAGGGCTGGGCGCATCGGCAGCGGGCCGGGCTGGCTGCCCCGCTCTTCTGGCACCGGGACGGCGGGGTCTGGCTGCGCCGCCGCTTCGGCCGCACCGAGCCCGTGCCACCTCTGGAGCCGGTCCTTCACGTGTGCTGGTACGAGGCCGACGCCTACGCCCGCTGGGCCGGCCGGCGACTGCCGACCGAGGCCGAGTGGGAGAAGGCCGCCCGCCACGACCCGGCCACCGGCCGCTCCCGCCGCCACCCCTGGGGTGACGCCGACCCGACCCCCGAGCACGCCAACCTCGGCCAGCGCCACCTGCAACCCGCCCCCGTCGGCAGCTACCCGGCGGGCGCCGCGCCCTGCGGGGCCCGGCAGTTGATCGGCGACGTCTGGGAGTGGACCGCCAGCGACTTCCTGCCGTACCCGGGCTTCACAGCATTCCCCTACCAGGAGTACTCCGACGTGTTCTTCGGCCCGGCGTACAAGGTGCTGCGCGGCGGGGCCTTCGGGGTGGCCCCGGTCGCCTGCCGCGGCACCTTCCGCAACTGGGACCACCCGATCCGCCGTCAGATCTTCAGCGGCTTCCGCACCGCCCGCGACGCCGCCCCGGGCGAGGCGCTCTGA